Proteins encoded by one window of Nisaea sp.:
- a CDS encoding isocitrate dehydrogenase kinase/phosphatase AceK regulatory subunit, translating to MQSIRRGETTLRTPNITAAAQEELEAAGSDADRIESVASLIHGAFTDYYGRFRAIATLAKTAFEARDWPASLALSQERLGIYGATVNALVPVILLHCPEVQGKDAFWAEVEDQYLPLIDGLYHADLAYAFLNSVRRQVHADMWRASTYSSARARDEQKVPHPVVTRLFDIERPVDGAQLVPVLTLAGFSRSWRNLAADADAVAARILEAVPEAGRIDGIEMADAGFYRNRGAYLVGRILRDGLEPVPLGIALLNEAEGILVDAVILGSDDLQYVFSSTLANFHVTAEHYHEMAAFLFALMPDRPHGLQYSTIGYNHIGKVAVIRQIEDELKASGETLDYAVGSRGTVAIGFSAPSLGYVAKVIRDHPTAGYKWGVFPGVRSVLQKYSRVHEINRAGSMLDNIIYYNVTLPADYFTDTLRQEILEAAGDNVIQTGAGLLFRHLIVQIKMIPFPVFLESATEEEAEVAILNLGQCIANNAAANIFNKDLDGRNYGISGIRKVYLFDYDAIEDLTDVKVRTNQDRFDGEEDIPDWFFEEGVIFLPEELETHLRIENRRLRRVFREAHGDLLTLEYWTEMQDRLNSGQVPRLTPYREECRLSSES from the coding sequence GTGCAATCAATCCGGCGTGGCGAGACGACACTGAGAACGCCGAACATCACGGCAGCGGCTCAGGAAGAACTTGAGGCGGCCGGCAGCGATGCGGACAGGATCGAATCCGTCGCATCACTGATCCATGGCGCTTTCACAGATTATTACGGCCGTTTCAGAGCCATCGCGACCCTCGCCAAGACGGCTTTCGAAGCGCGGGACTGGCCGGCTTCTCTCGCGTTGAGCCAGGAGCGGCTCGGCATTTATGGTGCGACCGTCAATGCGCTGGTGCCAGTGATCCTGCTGCATTGCCCGGAAGTCCAGGGTAAGGACGCTTTCTGGGCGGAGGTGGAAGACCAGTATCTGCCTCTGATCGACGGGCTCTATCATGCAGACCTCGCCTATGCGTTTCTCAATTCAGTGCGGCGTCAGGTGCATGCGGATATGTGGCGCGCCTCGACCTATTCCAGCGCCCGCGCTCGGGATGAGCAAAAAGTGCCGCATCCCGTTGTCACCCGATTGTTCGATATCGAGAGGCCGGTTGACGGCGCGCAGCTTGTTCCTGTGCTGACTCTGGCCGGGTTTTCACGGTCCTGGCGCAATCTTGCGGCGGATGCTGACGCAGTCGCGGCTCGTATTCTAGAAGCCGTCCCGGAGGCGGGCCGGATCGACGGGATCGAGATGGCGGATGCCGGGTTCTATCGGAACCGGGGCGCCTATCTCGTCGGCCGGATCTTGCGTGACGGTCTGGAGCCTGTTCCGCTTGGTATTGCGTTGCTGAATGAGGCGGAGGGGATTTTGGTCGACGCGGTCATTCTCGGCTCGGATGACCTGCAATATGTCTTCAGCTCGACGCTGGCCAATTTTCATGTGACGGCCGAGCACTATCATGAGATGGCGGCCTTTCTGTTCGCTCTGATGCCCGACCGGCCGCACGGCCTGCAATATTCCACCATCGGCTATAATCATATCGGCAAGGTCGCCGTGATCAGGCAGATCGAGGACGAGCTGAAGGCATCCGGAGAGACGCTGGATTATGCCGTCGGCTCCCGGGGCACTGTCGCTATCGGATTTTCGGCGCCCTCCCTCGGCTATGTCGCCAAGGTGATCAGGGACCATCCGACCGCGGGCTACAAATGGGGTGTGTTTCCGGGTGTCCGTTCCGTGCTGCAGAAATACAGCCGGGTGCACGAGATCAACCGGGCCGGCTCCATGCTGGACAACATCATCTATTACAACGTCACCCTGCCGGCGGATTACTTCACCGACACGTTGCGCCAGGAGATCCTGGAGGCGGCGGGCGACAACGTGATCCAGACCGGGGCGGGGCTGCTGTTTCGCCACCTGATCGTGCAGATCAAGATGATTCCGTTTCCGGTCTTTCTGGAGAGTGCCACGGAGGAAGAGGCCGAAGTCGCGATCCTCAATCTCGGCCAGTGCATCGCCAACAATGCCGCGGCGAATATCTTCAACAAGGATCTCGACGGCCGGAATTACGGGATCAGCGGTATCCGCAAAGTTTATCTCTTTGATTACGACGCCATTGAGGATCTGACCGACGTCAAGGTGCGGACCAATCAGGACCGATTCGATGGCGAGGAGGATATTCCGGACTGGTTCTTCGAGGAGGGCGTGATCTTTCTGCCCGAGGAGCTGGAAACGCATCTCAGGATCGAGAACCGTCGTCTCCGGCGTGTTTTCCGGGAAGCCCACGGCGATCTTCTGACGCTGGAATACTGGACGGAAATGCAGGACCGCCTGAATAGCGGCCAGGTCCCGAGGCTGACACCTTATCGCGAGGAGTGCCGACTATCCTCAGAATCATAA
- the gpt gene encoding xanthine phosphoribosyltransferase, producing the protein MPSDDQASFNKSFPVSWEELHRTAKALAWRLTEVGPFDGIVAITRGGLVPAAVVARELNIRIIDTVSAASYGVDGSDQERGTIRMMKTCDIAGDGTGWLIVDDLVDTGETAKAVRALLPKAHFATVYAKPAGRPLVDTFVTEVSQDTWIHFPWDLEPRPVEPISSLRR; encoded by the coding sequence ATGCCGAGTGACGATCAGGCTTCTTTTAACAAGTCCTTCCCGGTCAGCTGGGAAGAGCTTCACCGAACCGCAAAGGCCCTGGCCTGGCGGCTGACAGAAGTAGGTCCCTTTGACGGAATCGTTGCCATCACACGCGGCGGGCTGGTCCCTGCAGCCGTTGTGGCGCGTGAGCTGAACATCCGGATTATCGACACGGTCAGCGCCGCATCCTACGGCGTCGATGGCTCCGACCAGGAGCGCGGTACCATCCGCATGATGAAAACATGTGACATCGCGGGTGATGGCACAGGCTGGCTGATTGTCGATGATCTGGTCGATACCGGTGAGACGGCGAAGGCTGTGCGGGCATTGCTGCCGAAAGCTCATTTTGCGACGGTTTATGCCAAGCCTGCCGGCCGGCCGCTGGTCGATACTTTCGTGACCGAGGTCAGCCAGGATACCTGGATTCATTTCCCCTGGGATCTGGAGCCGCGCCCGGTTGAGCCGATCTCCTCGCTGCGACGTTAA
- the yidD gene encoding membrane protein insertion efficiency factor YidD codes for MTSVTGSPLAWLLRGLIFFYRYMISPFLGTNCRFEPSCSRYGLDAIESHGAVRGGWLTVKRILRCHPWGGCGYDPVPERDGAACQLHHNCRAEQ; via the coding sequence GTGACTTCCGTCACCGGCTCCCCGCTTGCATGGTTGCTCCGCGGGCTTATCTTCTTCTATCGCTACATGATTTCCCCGTTTCTCGGGACTAATTGCCGTTTCGAGCCGAGCTGTTCCCGCTATGGACTCGACGCAATCGAAAGCCACGGTGCCGTTCGCGGCGGCTGGCTTACCGTAAAACGGATTCTGCGCTGTCATCCCTGGGGCGGCTGTGGCTATGATCCCGTCCCCGAGCGGGATGGGGCCGCTTGCCAACTGCATCACAATTGTCGGGCCGAACAATGA
- a CDS encoding 3-hydroxyacyl-CoA dehydrogenase family protein, translating to MSVNKIGVIGAGMMGSEIALVFAMAGKNVVMMEPEQARLDKAMAGLQKTLESGVARKFWAEEDMAAALSNISTATDVSGFGDRDLVIEAVFEDEEVKAAVYKELDAVCKDDAIIASNTSSISITVLASYFSEKRQSRFLGLHFFSPVSRMKLVEVIRGMDTDDTVIAAARDVCIEAGKTPIDVKDVVGFAVNRILFAMWDEVLRLAEEGACTPEDIDIGCKLGLGHPVGPFELMDNISNSLNLQVAEILHEAYGERFNPRPILRQMVKAGRTGRRAGRGWYRYDEKGKRVA from the coding sequence ATGTCAGTGAACAAAATCGGCGTCATCGGCGCCGGGATGATGGGCTCCGAAATTGCCCTGGTCTTCGCCATGGCTGGCAAGAACGTGGTGATGATGGAGCCGGAGCAGGCGCGTCTGGACAAGGCAATGGCCGGACTCCAGAAGACGCTCGAATCCGGTGTCGCCCGGAAGTTCTGGGCGGAAGAGGACATGGCGGCGGCGCTGTCGAACATTTCCACCGCCACGGACGTCTCCGGGTTCGGCGACCGCGATCTGGTGATCGAGGCCGTGTTCGAGGACGAAGAGGTGAAGGCCGCTGTCTATAAAGAGCTGGACGCGGTCTGCAAGGATGATGCGATCATCGCGTCGAACACCTCCAGCATCTCGATCACCGTGCTGGCTTCCTATTTCTCCGAGAAGCGCCAGTCCCGTTTCCTCGGCCTGCATTTCTTCTCTCCAGTCAGCCGCATGAAGCTGGTCGAGGTGATCCGCGGCATGGACACGGACGATACGGTGATCGCCGCCGCTCGTGATGTCTGCATCGAGGCCGGTAAGACCCCGATTGACGTGAAGGACGTGGTTGGATTTGCCGTCAATCGTATCCTCTTCGCCATGTGGGACGAGGTGCTGCGGCTTGCCGAGGAAGGTGCCTGCACGCCGGAAGATATCGATATCGGCTGCAAGCTGGGCCTCGGCCATCCGGTCGGCCCGTTCGAGCTGATGGACAATATCTCCAACAGCCTGAACCTGCAGGTTGCCGAGATCCTGCATGAAGCCTATGGCGAGCGCTTCAACCCGCGCCCGATCCTGCGTCAGATGGTGAAAGCCGGCCGCACCGGCCGCCGCGCTGGTCGGGGCTGGTACCGCTACGACGAAAAAGGCAAGCGGGTCGCCTGA
- a CDS encoding response regulator has product MTKLSKEDLRALRVMIVEDDQPTRLLIRTFLEHLLFDDVTERENGELALKDLTRRHYDLVITDLEMQPMNGWDILHRIRHDPNVTNPYVPVILVTQHASRESVLKARDDGASAFVAKPVDFKNLQRTILTVLSDARPFVKSDGYAGPDRRRQDKLPKGGKYQREGDYRW; this is encoded by the coding sequence ATGACAAAGCTTTCAAAAGAAGATCTGCGTGCCCTTCGGGTGATGATCGTGGAAGATGACCAGCCAACCAGGCTGCTCATACGAACATTTCTGGAGCATCTTCTGTTTGACGACGTCACCGAACGCGAGAACGGCGAGCTTGCCCTCAAGGACCTGACCAGGCGGCATTACGACCTCGTCATCACCGATCTTGAAATGCAGCCGATGAACGGCTGGGACATCCTGCATCGCATCCGCCACGACCCGAACGTCACGAACCCCTATGTTCCCGTCATTCTCGTCACCCAGCACGCCAGCAGGGAATCGGTCCTCAAGGCCCGGGATGACGGCGCGAGTGCGTTTGTTGCCAAGCCGGTCGACTTCAAAAATCTGCAGCGGACAATCCTGACTGTGCTTTCCGACGCCCGTCCGTTCGTGAAGTCAGACGGTTATGCAGGTCCAGACCGCCGGCGGCAGGACAAGCTCCCCAAGGGCGGCAAGTACCAGCGCGAGGGTGACTATCGCTGGTAG
- a CDS encoding Crp/Fnr family transcriptional regulator: protein MQSISGENSATAATGSPCDDCDIRDLAICGALRAEEVQRLTGILSSVELAAGDPIVDEGEAADYVYTLTTGAVRLYKLLADGRRSVTGFLFPGDFLGVSHRDAYGFGAEAITPVTLCRFPRSKLEALLKEIPTLEHRLFARASEEMTLMQEQIVLLGRKTAAERVASFFRGLSARQVKRHLPANPVSVPMTRTDIADYLGLTTETVSRTITQLKKKKLISVEHGSRVRIEDEEQLDELAEAL, encoded by the coding sequence ATGCAAAGCATCTCGGGAGAAAATAGCGCAACCGCGGCAACAGGCTCGCCGTGCGATGATTGCGATATCCGTGATCTCGCAATCTGCGGTGCACTCCGGGCGGAAGAAGTGCAACGGCTTACCGGCATCCTGTCTTCCGTTGAGTTGGCGGCCGGCGATCCGATTGTCGATGAAGGTGAAGCTGCGGACTATGTCTACACGCTGACAACAGGCGCTGTCCGGCTCTACAAATTACTGGCCGATGGCCGCCGGTCGGTGACGGGATTCCTTTTTCCAGGCGATTTTCTCGGCGTGTCCCATCGCGACGCTTATGGCTTTGGCGCTGAAGCGATAACGCCCGTAACACTCTGCCGCTTCCCACGGTCCAAACTCGAGGCCCTGTTGAAGGAAATCCCGACGCTTGAGCATCGGCTGTTCGCCCGTGCGTCCGAGGAAATGACCCTGATGCAGGAGCAGATCGTCCTGCTTGGCCGGAAAACCGCTGCGGAGCGCGTTGCTTCCTTCTTCCGAGGGCTTTCAGCCCGTCAGGTGAAGCGCCATTTGCCCGCGAATCCGGTTTCCGTGCCTATGACCCGAACGGACATCGCAGATTATCTCGGCCTGACCACAGAAACGGTCAGCCGGACCATTACCCAACTCAAGAAAAAGAAGCTTATTTCCGTCGAGCACGGATCCCGGGTGCGAATCGAGGATGAAGAGCAACTCGACGAACTCGCCGAAGCCCTTTAG
- a CDS encoding dihydrolipoyl dehydrogenase family protein, which produces MKTNAPDSMNAEQEISADICVIGGGSGGLSVAAGAVQMGASVVLFERGLMGGDCLNYGCVPSKAMLAAGHAAAAARGAAKFGVTLPEPEIDFRQVHDHVRDVIAGIEPHDSVERFEELGVRVVQAQATFTDARTVTGGGVRVCARRFVIATGSSAMIPPIAGLDSTPYLTNETIFDLTERPDHLLIVGGGPIGCELAEAHRNLGADVTLIEAARLLGNEDEEAAEVLRTHLKEIGVTLLEGAMVKRTDGSGGSVRISIEQDGAQQQIEGSHLLMAAGRSPNIQGLGLEAAGIKYGRAGIEVDAGLKTSNRKIYAIGDVAGGLQFTHVAGYHASIVIRSALFRMPAKADHSAVPRVTYTDPELAHVGLLEREARAQHGEKLRVLKWPYQENDRARAERATNGFIKVMTLKNGRVLGATIVGKNAGDLIQTWAMVISQKIKIGAVASSIVAYPTLGEIGKRAAGSFFTETLFSPRMRKIVRFLAAFG; this is translated from the coding sequence ATGAAGACGAACGCCCCCGACTCCATGAATGCCGAACAGGAAATATCGGCGGATATCTGCGTGATCGGCGGAGGCTCGGGCGGATTGTCCGTCGCCGCCGGCGCCGTGCAGATGGGCGCCTCGGTCGTCCTGTTCGAGCGGGGCCTGATGGGCGGGGATTGCCTGAACTATGGATGCGTTCCCTCCAAGGCCATGCTTGCGGCCGGTCACGCCGCAGCGGCGGCACGTGGGGCAGCAAAGTTCGGCGTGACCTTACCGGAGCCGGAAATCGATTTTCGGCAGGTCCACGACCATGTCCGTGACGTGATCGCCGGGATCGAGCCGCATGATTCCGTCGAGCGCTTCGAAGAACTGGGCGTCCGGGTTGTCCAGGCGCAGGCTACATTCACGGATGCCCGCACGGTGACCGGCGGGGGCGTCCGGGTCTGTGCCCGGCGTTTCGTGATCGCGACCGGGTCCAGCGCCATGATCCCGCCCATCGCCGGTCTCGACAGCACTCCCTACCTGACCAACGAAACCATTTTCGACCTGACCGAACGTCCGGATCACCTGCTCATCGTTGGCGGTGGCCCAATCGGCTGCGAACTGGCCGAAGCGCACCGCAATCTCGGCGCGGACGTGACACTGATCGAAGCCGCCCGCCTGCTCGGCAATGAAGACGAAGAAGCCGCGGAGGTCTTGCGCACCCACCTGAAGGAGATCGGCGTCACCCTTCTCGAAGGCGCCATGGTGAAACGGACTGACGGCTCCGGGGGATCCGTCCGGATTTCCATCGAGCAGGACGGCGCACAGCAGCAGATCGAGGGCAGCCACCTCCTCATGGCCGCCGGTCGCAGCCCGAATATCCAAGGACTCGGCCTGGAGGCCGCCGGGATCAAGTACGGCAGGGCCGGGATCGAGGTCGATGCAGGCCTCAAGACCAGCAACCGGAAGATCTACGCCATCGGCGATGTCGCGGGCGGCCTGCAATTCACCCATGTCGCCGGGTATCACGCCAGCATCGTGATCCGCAGCGCTCTCTTCCGCATGCCTGCGAAAGCCGACCACAGCGCTGTACCCCGCGTCACCTATACCGACCCCGAGCTTGCCCATGTCGGCTTGCTGGAGCGGGAGGCGCGCGCGCAGCACGGCGAGAAGCTGCGGGTGCTGAAATGGCCCTATCAGGAGAATGACCGGGCCAGGGCCGAGCGCGCGACAAACGGCTTCATCAAGGTGATGACCCTGAAAAACGGACGGGTGCTGGGCGCGACCATCGTCGGCAAGAACGCCGGGGACCTGATCCAGACCTGGGCCATGGTGATCTCACAGAAGATCAAGATCGGCGCGGTCGCTTCATCGATCGTCGCCTACCCGACCCTCGGGGAAATCGGCAAGCGGGCCGCCGGTTCTTTCTTCACGGAAACACTGTTCAGCCCGCGCATGCGCAAAATCGTCCGCTTCCTCGCCGCCTTCGGGTAA
- the rpmH gene encoding 50S ribosomal protein L34: MKRTYQPSVLVRKRRHGFRSRMATVGGRHVIRNRRSKGRKRLSA, from the coding sequence GTGAAACGCACCTATCAGCCCAGCGTACTCGTACGCAAGCGCCGTCATGGCTTTCGGTCCCGCATGGCGACCGTTGGCGGCCGTCATGTTATTCGCAACCGGCGCTCCAAAGGCCGCAAGCGTCTGTCCGCCTAA
- a CDS encoding HAMP domain-containing sensor histidine kinase: MLGFANSLSFRLLLLTVFFIMVAEVLIYTPSISRYRLSYLQEKLAEGHLAALSVKAAPDGMVTEMLARQLLDHVDAYSVVANDESNFMPMLRRAVVPEPDIAVDLRSTGVLTLILDAFDTLAQTRNRIVRLHGQSPRDPEIFVTMLIDERPMHMDMLDFSWRILTLSVVISLFTAALVFLSLRWLMVLPMQRITSSMIAFRQRPEDPTSDLPASDRRDEIGIAVRELAEMKQGVRQALRQNMRLATLGTAVNKINHDLRNMLATATLVSDRFAESSDPFVRKAVPPFLRTIDRAVKLCSDTLNFTQESVPLMTERLTLKALLDDIIPELKTSIGEGHLAIETDEPPNVFISVDPDQIYRIFANLASNAARAGASRFHIGFEHDGGTLTLLFEDDGPGIPEPIREKLFLPFQLSGNGGGSGLGLAIARDIARAHGGALFLAHTGTTGSGFRCELPCPTSGQSRGSAHAA, from the coding sequence ATGCTGGGCTTTGCTAACAGTCTCTCTTTCCGGCTCCTGCTGCTGACGGTGTTTTTCATCATGGTGGCGGAGGTGCTGATCTACACCCCGTCGATTTCGCGGTATCGGCTGAGCTATCTGCAGGAGAAGCTGGCGGAGGGCCACCTCGCCGCACTGTCCGTCAAGGCGGCGCCGGACGGTATGGTCACAGAGATGCTGGCGCGCCAGTTGCTGGACCATGTGGACGCCTACAGCGTCGTGGCAAACGACGAATCCAATTTCATGCCAATGCTCCGGCGGGCCGTGGTACCGGAACCGGATATTGCCGTTGATCTCAGAAGCACCGGCGTTCTGACCCTGATCCTCGATGCGTTCGATACCCTGGCACAGACCCGCAACCGGATCGTCCGGTTGCACGGCCAGTCTCCGCGAGACCCCGAGATCTTTGTCACCATGCTGATTGACGAGCGGCCGATGCACATGGATATGCTGGATTTCTCCTGGCGCATCCTCACGCTCTCGGTGGTCATCTCGCTTTTCACCGCGGCCCTTGTCTTCCTTTCCCTGCGCTGGCTGATGGTGCTTCCCATGCAACGCATCACCAGCAGCATGATCGCCTTCCGCCAACGTCCGGAAGATCCGACATCCGATCTGCCTGCCTCCGACAGGCGGGACGAAATCGGCATCGCTGTCCGCGAACTCGCGGAGATGAAACAGGGCGTCCGCCAGGCGCTCCGGCAAAACATGCGGCTTGCGACGCTCGGCACGGCGGTGAACAAGATCAACCACGATCTGCGTAATATGCTGGCCACCGCCACGCTGGTTTCCGACCGCTTCGCCGAAAGTTCGGACCCGTTCGTCCGCAAAGCGGTGCCGCCCTTCCTCAGGACAATCGATCGGGCGGTCAAACTCTGCTCGGACACCCTCAACTTCACACAGGAATCGGTTCCCCTGATGACCGAACGCCTCACGCTGAAGGCCTTGCTCGACGACATCATCCCGGAATTGAAGACGTCGATAGGAGAGGGCCATCTGGCCATCGAGACCGACGAGCCCCCCAACGTGTTCATATCGGTCGACCCCGACCAGATTTACCGGATTTTCGCCAACCTGGCCTCGAACGCGGCCCGCGCCGGAGCGTCCCGTTTCCATATCGGCTTCGAACATGATGGCGGAACGCTGACACTTCTGTTCGAGGATGACGGCCCCGGCATACCGGAGCCTATTCGCGAGAAACTGTTTCTGCCTTTCCAGTTATCCGGCAATGGCGGTGGCTCCGGGCTCGGTCTGGCCATTGCGCGTGACATCGCACGCGCTCATGGTGGCGCGCTTTTCCTCGCTCACACCGGAACAACAGGCAGCGGTTTCCGCTGCGAGTTACCATGCCCGACTTCGGGGCAATCGCGCGGAAGTGCCCACGCAGCGTAA
- the yidC gene encoding membrane protein insertase YidC has product MNEQKNLIFAVVLSVAILVGFQFFYEVPKVEQEQARQAELTASGTTDSSAAPSASNVPSGAPVGGGSLPGGTKMSAEDAVKARRAIAADPKRIKIEAPGMRGTISTVGARIDDTVLTHYRESLDKNSDDIHLLKPVGVPKSYYAEFGWVPEAEGTLVPNAKTVWAADSDTLSPNQPVTLTWDNGAGLVFERTYAIDNQFMFSVTQKVRNSGNAPVTLFPYGLLSRGGTPLTAGFYILHEGPLGVFDETLKEVDYDDLQEDGDVEVAATGGWIGITDKYWLAALVPAQDEAVKYRFMHMIRQQDDRYQTDYLGSARAIPAGGVVESEVHLFAGAKEVKLLDKYEAEYGIANFDLAVDFGWFYFLTKPFFYALSWLHGVVGNFGIAILIFTVAVKAVFFPLANKSYKSMAKMRELTPKMQALREQYGDDKQRLNQEMMGLYKKEKVNPASGCLPILVQIPVFFALYKVLFVSIEMRHAPFYGWIHDLSAPDPTTLFNFFGLIPWTPPEFIPMIGVWPILMGLTMFLQQRLNPQPADPIQAKVFMFLPIFFTFLLANFPAGLVIYWAWNNLLSIAQQRLIMWRMGVK; this is encoded by the coding sequence ATGAACGAGCAAAAAAACCTGATTTTCGCCGTCGTACTGTCAGTGGCGATCCTGGTCGGGTTTCAGTTTTTCTATGAAGTTCCGAAGGTCGAGCAAGAGCAGGCCCGTCAGGCCGAACTCACGGCTTCCGGGACAACCGACTCTTCCGCAGCGCCCTCGGCGTCGAACGTTCCGTCCGGTGCGCCGGTCGGTGGTGGGTCCCTGCCGGGCGGCACCAAGATGTCGGCTGAGGATGCGGTCAAGGCACGGCGCGCAATCGCGGCAGACCCGAAACGGATCAAGATCGAAGCGCCAGGCATGCGCGGCACGATCTCGACCGTGGGGGCCCGGATCGACGATACGGTTCTGACCCACTACCGCGAGAGCCTGGACAAGAACAGCGACGATATTCATCTGCTGAAACCTGTCGGTGTTCCGAAATCCTACTACGCCGAGTTTGGCTGGGTTCCGGAAGCAGAGGGTACCCTGGTGCCGAATGCAAAGACCGTGTGGGCTGCTGATAGCGACACGCTGAGCCCGAATCAGCCGGTCACGCTGACCTGGGACAATGGCGCGGGCCTGGTCTTCGAGCGTACCTACGCCATCGACAACCAGTTCATGTTCTCCGTGACGCAGAAGGTGCGGAACAGCGGCAATGCGCCGGTGACGCTCTTCCCGTATGGACTGCTTTCCCGTGGTGGCACGCCGCTGACGGCAGGATTTTATATCCTCCATGAAGGTCCGCTCGGCGTTTTTGACGAGACCCTGAAGGAAGTCGATTACGACGATCTGCAGGAGGACGGTGACGTTGAGGTTGCGGCGACCGGCGGCTGGATCGGTATTACCGACAAATACTGGCTGGCCGCTCTGGTGCCGGCCCAGGACGAAGCCGTCAAATACCGCTTCATGCACATGATCCGGCAGCAGGATGACCGCTACCAGACGGATTACCTCGGTTCCGCCAGGGCGATCCCGGCGGGCGGTGTGGTTGAATCCGAAGTGCACCTCTTTGCCGGTGCCAAAGAGGTCAAGCTGCTGGACAAGTACGAAGCCGAATACGGCATCGCAAACTTCGATCTGGCTGTGGACTTCGGCTGGTTCTACTTCCTGACCAAGCCGTTCTTCTATGCGCTGTCATGGCTGCATGGGGTGGTCGGTAACTTCGGCATCGCCATCCTGATCTTTACGGTCGCGGTCAAGGCGGTGTTCTTCCCGCTGGCCAACAAGTCCTACAAGTCGATGGCGAAGATGCGCGAGCTGACGCCGAAGATGCAGGCCCTGCGTGAGCAATATGGCGACGACAAGCAGCGCCTGAACCAGGAAATGATGGGGCTCTACAAGAAGGAGAAGGTCAATCCGGCCTCCGGCTGTCTGCCGATCCTCGTGCAGATTCCGGTCTTCTTCGCGCTCTATAAGGTGCTGTTCGTTTCCATCGAAATGCGCCACGCGCCGTTCTATGGCTGGATCCATGATCTGTCCGCGCCGGATCCGACCACGCTCTTCAATTTCTTCGGTCTGATCCCGTGGACGCCGCCGGAGTTCATCCCGATGATCGGTGTCTGGCCGATCCTGATGGGGCTGACCATGTTCCTGCAGCAGAGACTGAACCCGCAGCCGGCCGATCCGATTCAGGCCAAGGTGTTTATGTTCCTGCCGATCTTCTTCACCTTCCTGCTGGCGAATTTCCCGGCTGGTCTGGTGATCTACTGGGCCTGGAACAACCTGCTTTCGATTGCCCAGCAGCGGCTCATCATGTGGCGCATGGGCGTCAAGTAG
- the rnpA gene encoding ribonuclease P protein component, with product MRNPSSGTLERLQKRSQFLTIARTGRKAVTQGIVLQARPLEPGHETEIKVGYTASRKVGGSVQRNRARRRLRAVVHDVMNAMAKPGHEFVLIARANTLTRSYNGLLADLKRALGKVDALKQEVRT from the coding sequence ATGCGCAATCCGTCCTCAGGAACGTTGGAGCGCCTGCAAAAGCGCAGCCAGTTCCTCACGATTGCCCGGACAGGCCGCAAGGCCGTTACGCAAGGGATTGTCCTGCAAGCCCGCCCGCTTGAGCCCGGTCACGAGACCGAGATCAAGGTTGGCTATACTGCCAGCCGTAAAGTTGGCGGGTCGGTTCAGCGGAACCGGGCAAGACGAAGGCTGAGAGCCGTGGTTCATGATGTAATGAACGCGATGGCGAAACCGGGGCATGAATTTGTCCTGATTGCCCGAGCGAATACCCTGACCCGCTCCTATAACGGCCTGCTAGCCGACCTTAAACGCGCGCTCGGCAAGGTGGATGCCCTCAAGCAGGAGGTTCGGACGTGA
- the yihA gene encoding ribosome biogenesis GTP-binding protein YihA/YsxC → MTEELSPEELEVGRHLFAQECGFVWGAARLDQLPEATMPEIAFAGRSNVGKSSLVNALTGRKTLARTSNTPGRTQQLNFFNLGNRLMIVDLPGYGYAKVSKTTVEAWNRTLRQFLKGRTVLQRVLLLVDSRHGLKDTDREMMDMLDQAAVSYQVVLTKVDKPKKPELDAIVAETEAELRKHVAAHPVIVCTSADKGTGIPELRAGLAALAD, encoded by the coding sequence ATGACCGAAGAGCTGAGCCCCGAAGAACTGGAAGTTGGCCGTCACCTGTTTGCCCAGGAATGCGGTTTTGTGTGGGGCGCGGCACGGCTAGACCAGTTGCCGGAAGCCACCATGCCGGAAATCGCCTTTGCCGGGCGTTCAAATGTGGGCAAGTCGAGTCTGGTGAACGCATTGACCGGCCGCAAGACGCTGGCACGCACATCGAACACGCCGGGGCGGACCCAGCAGCTCAACTTCTTCAATCTGGGTAACCGGTTGATGATCGTGGATCTGCCGGGCTACGGCTATGCGAAGGTTTCCAAGACCACGGTTGAGGCCTGGAATCGCACCCTGCGTCAGTTTCTGAAGGGCCGTACGGTGCTGCAGCGCGTGCTGTTGCTGGTGGATTCCCGCCACGGCCTCAAGGACACGGACCGCGAGATGATGGACATGCTGGACCAGGCGGCGGTCTCCTATCAGGTCGTTCTGACCAAGGTCGACAAGCCTAAAAAACCTGAGCTGGATGCGATCGTGGCGGAGACGGAGGCGGAGCTTCGAAAGCACGTCGCCGCGCATCCGGTGATCGTCTGCACCAGTGCCGATAAGGGAACGGGCATACCTGAACTGAGAGCGGGACTCGCCGCGCTGGCGGACTGA